A window of Micromonospora eburnea genomic DNA:
TCGTGCCGGCGCCGTTCTGGCCGGGTGTGGTGCTCGGCGGCGTCAGCTTCCTCGCCCTCTACGCCTGGCCGTTCCTCGAACGTCGGCGCACCCGGGACCGCCGGCCACACCAACTCCTCGACCGGCCCCGCGACCATCCGGTCCGGCTGGGTGTGGGCGTCGGCGCGTTGACGTTCTTCGTGGTGCTGGTGGTCGCCGGCGGGGACGACATCCTGGCCCGGCTGCTGCGGGTGCCCGTCTACGACCTGCTCGGGGTGTTCCGGGTGCTCGCGCTCGTGCTGCCGGTCCTGACCGGGCTGGTCGCCTACCTGGTCGCGCGGGCGCTACGCCGCGGCGACGCCGCCAGTCTCGGCGAGCTGACCCGGGCGGACCTGCGACGGGCCGCCGGCCCCGCCCCGGCACCCCGTGCCGACGAGGGCGGCGTCGAGACACCCGCCCCGGACCGGCCGGGCGAGCGGATCGAGCTGTGGCCGGAGGACGGGCTGTGGCGGTGGCGCTACCGCGACGAGGCCGGACAGGTCGCGCTCACCGGCAACCGTGTGGTGCGCTCGGAGGAGGAGGCGGTGGAGGCGTCCCGGCTCGCGTACCCCGGGGTCGACCGGGTGGTGGTGCCCGGCCCGCCGCCCCCGCCGCCCGGCCGGGTGCGCACCGCCCTGCAGCGCTGGGGCCGCGTCGCCGCCGCCGGATCGTTGCTGGTCGGCCTCCTCGCCGACCGCCGGCGGCGGCGCGGGGAGCGAGGCGGGGAGCGAGGCGGGGAGCGGGGTGGGGAGCGGGGTGGGGAGCGTGTGCGGCCGCGCGATCCGGCCGAGTGAGGCCGGGCCGGCCGCCCGGCCCGCGCCCGGTGCCACCGCTGCCGGGCATCCCATCGGATCGGAGGTTTGCCGGCAAGGCGCGCGGGTAGCTGGCGGGGCATCGGGACGTCCGGTGCCCGGCTTCGCCCGCCGCCCTTGGCGCCCGCTGCCGGCGGCAGCGCGGAAGCCCAGATCAGGAGGCGTGAGGTGCAGGAGATCGTAGGCGACAGCCTGGCCCGACGACTGGTGGAGTGGGGCGTCGACACCGTCTTCGGCCTGCCCGGCGACGGCATCAACGGGCTGATGGAGGGCTTCCGCCGGCAGCGGGAGAAGCTGAGGTTCGTGCTGGTGCACCACGAGGAGGCGGCGGCCTTCATGGCCACCGGCTACGCCAAGGCCACCGGCCGGATCGGCGTCTGCGCCGCCACCTCCGGCCCGGGCGCCATCCACCTGCTCAACGGGCTGTACGACGCCAAACTCGACCACGTGCCGGTACTGGCCATCACCGGTATGCAGGAGACCTCGGTGCTCGGTTCCCACTACCAGCAGGAGGTGCACACCCCGCTGCTCTACCAGGACGTGGCGGCCTACAACCTGATGGTCACCAACCCGCAGCAGATGCCCGGGGTGGTGGACATCGCCATCCGGCACGCCCTGGCCATGCGGACGGTGGCCCACCTGACCTTCCCCAACGACGTGCAGGTCGCCGCGGCGGGGTCGGACCCGTACCGGCATGTCAGCCCGGGCGAGCCGCCGATGAGCAGCCCCGTCGCGTCGCAGCCGCCGGTGCCGGCGGCGCAGGCCGACCTGGCCCGGGCGGCGGAGGTGCTCAACGCCGGCAAGAAGGTGGCCATGCTGGTCGGCGTGGGAGCCCGGCACGCCCGCGACGAGATCATCGCGGTGGCCGAGGCGCTGGCCAGTCCGATCGTCAAGACCCTGCCCGGCAAGATGGTGGTGCCGGACGACCACCCGCTCACCACCGGCGGTCTCGGCCTGCTCGGCACCAAGCCGAGCGAGGAGCTGATGGAGGAGTGCGACACGCTGCTGATGGTCGGCACCTCCTTCCCGTACGGGAAGTACCTGCCGAAGCCGGGGCAGGCCCGGGTGGTGCAGATCGACATCGACGCCAGCCTGCTCGGCCTGCGGCTGCCGGTGGACGCGGCGGTCACCGCCGACGCCCGGCTGGCGTTGCAGCAGCTGCTGCCGATGCTCCAGCCTCGCTCGGACCGGTCCTTCCTGGAGAGGTACCAGCGGGAACGGGACGCCTGGCGCTCCGACATGGTCGCGCTGCAGGACCCGTCCCGCGACCCGATCGCCCCGCAGTACCTGATCAGCTGCGTCGACGAGGCGGCCACCTCCGACGCGATCCTGACCTGCGACTCCGGCACCATCGCCACCTGGGCGGCCCGGCACTGGACCATCCGCGGCAACCGGGAGTTCTATCTCTCCGGCAACCTCGCCACGATGGCGCCGGGCCTGCCGTACGCGGTCGCCATGCAGCACGCGTACCCGGGGCGGCAGGTGATCGCCTTCGTCGGCGACGGCGGGTTCGCCATGCTGATGGCCGAGTTCCTCACCGCCGCGCGGCACGAACTGCCGATCAAGGTGATCATCAACAACAACAACGCGTACGGGCAGATCCTCTGGGAACAGATCATCCTCGGCTATCCCGAGTACGCGGTGCGGCACCGGCAGCCGGAGGCG
This region includes:
- a CDS encoding thiamine pyrophosphate-dependent enzyme, encoding MQEIVGDSLARRLVEWGVDTVFGLPGDGINGLMEGFRRQREKLRFVLVHHEEAAAFMATGYAKATGRIGVCAATSGPGAIHLLNGLYDAKLDHVPVLAITGMQETSVLGSHYQQEVHTPLLYQDVAAYNLMVTNPQQMPGVVDIAIRHALAMRTVAHLTFPNDVQVAAAGSDPYRHVSPGEPPMSSPVASQPPVPAAQADLARAAEVLNAGKKVAMLVGVGARHARDEIIAVAEALASPIVKTLPGKMVVPDDHPLTTGGLGLLGTKPSEELMEECDTLLMVGTSFPYGKYLPKPGQARVVQIDIDASLLGLRLPVDAAVTADARLALQQLLPMLQPRSDRSFLERYQRERDAWRSDMVALQDPSRDPIAPQYLISCVDEAATSDAILTCDSGTIATWAARHWTIRGNREFYLSGNLATMAPGLPYAVAMQHAYPGRQVIAFVGDGGFAMLMAEFLTAARHELPIKVIINNNNAYGQILWEQIILGYPEYAVRHRQPEADFAAWARACGGYGAKVTDPKALPGAIREALAHPGPALVDCDVNPNEPPMPGKVRYEQAKHFTEAFLRGQPHKVATMATVARDKINELRS